A region from the Neurospora crassa OR74A linkage group V, whole genome shotgun sequence genome encodes:
- a CDS encoding phosphatidylserine decarboxylase proenzyme 1 — MASFQLGPVSARVRVSTLSSTAFGRCPTSTRFTRLEIPFSASTRAPPAHQMFGRRFFSNHMPKRPRMQWHPIPIGLGIGLLGVMQFYKVYTRDRDEKRQAAVEGSEPGQAGKPKKRRRIRPDGPWQVQVMSTLPLKAMSRLWGKFNELTIPYYLRAPGFRLYAYFFGVNLDEVEEQDLHKFPNLAAFFYRTLKPGVRPVDPNHNALVSPSDGRILQFGRIEGGDIEQVKGMTYTIDALLGQNSPTPSISGTTLLDESTKAKSVNGDFEGDEELVKKDEEFARVNGISYTLPDLLSGSKKHDKLFKPKDESVTPSKTSETEVSAELALGEKPWYDVLSGGERHTLYYAVIYLAPGDYHRFHSPTEWVVERRRHFAGELFSVSPYLQRTLPGLFTLNERVVLLGRWRWGFFGYVPVGATNVGSIKINFDRELRTNSLTTDTAADRAAELAAAKGEPYLGYAEATYEAASPVLKGHALRRGEEMGGFQLGSTIVLVFEAPVAEHDESGKVTKGWTWDVEKGRKIKMGQTLGHVAL, encoded by the exons ATGGCCTCTTTCCAGCTGGGCCCGGTCTCCGCTCGAGTCCGGGTTTCCACGCTTTCTTCGACAGCTTTCGGGCGGTGTCCGACTTCCACGCGCTTCACCAGACTCGAAATCCCGTTCTCTGCGTCGACACGGGCGCCCCCAGCCCACCAAATGTTTGGCCGACGCTTCTTTTCCAACCACATGCCAAAGCGGCCCAGGATGCAGTGGCACCCCATACCCATTGGCCTGGGCATCGGCCTTCTAGGCGTCATGCAGTTCTACAAAGTCTACACGAGAGACCGGGACGAAAAACGCCAGGCTGCCGTCGAAGGCTCCGAGCCTGGCCAAGCCGGCAAGCCCAAGAAGCGGCGCCGCATCCGGCCGGACGGCCCTTG GCAGGTTCAGGTCATGTCGACTCTTCCTCTCAAGGCCATGTCCCGTCTTTGGGGCAAGTTCAACGAATTGACCATCCCCTACTATCTCAGAGCTCCCGGTTTCCGTCTATATGCATACTTCTTTGGTGTCAA TCTCGATGAAGTCGAAGAACAAGACCTCCACAAGTTCCCCAACCTCGCCGCTTTCTTCTACCGCACTCTCAAGCCCGGTGTCCGCCCCGTGGATCCCAACCACAATGCCCTGGTTTCGCCGTCCGATGGTCGAATACTCCAGTTTGGGCGAATAGAAGGAGGCGATATCGAACAGGTCAAGGGTATGACTTATACTATCGATGCGCTCCTCGGCCAGAACTCTCCAACTCCCAGCATCTCCGGTACGACGCTCCTCGACGAAAGCACCAAGGCGAAATCGGTCAATGGAGACTTTGAGGGCGACGAGGAATTGGTcaagaaggacgaagaaTTTGCCCGCGTCAACGGTATCTCTTACACTCTCCCGGATCTTCTCTCTGGTTCCAAGAAGCATGACAAGCTGTTCAAGCCCAAGGATGAGTCTGTCACCCCTTCCAAGACTTCCGAGACTGAGGTGAGCGCCGAGCTTGCGCTTGGTGAGAAGCCCTGGTACGACGTTCTCTCGGGTGGCGAGCGCCACACTCTCTACTATGCTGTCATCTATCTGGCTCCTGGCGACTATCATCGGTTCCATTCCCCCACGGAGTGGGTTGTCGAGCGCAGACGTCACTTTGCCGGCGAGCTCTTCAGCGTGTCCCCTTACCTACAGCGCACCCTCCCTGGTCTCTTCACCCTGAACGAGCgtgtcgtcctcctcggcagATGGCGTTGGGGCTTCTTCGGCTACGTCCCTGTCGGTGCGACCAATGTCGGCTCTATCAAGATCAACTTCGATCGCGAACTTCGGACCAACAGCTTGACGACCGATACCGCTGCTGATCGGGCTGCGGAGCTTGCGGCGGCCAAGGGCGAGCCTTACCTGGGATATGCTGAGGCCACCTACGAAGCTGCCAGCCCGGTCCTGAAGGGTCATGCTTTGCGCAGAGGTGAGGAGATGGGTGGCTTCCAGCTTGGCAGCACCATCGTCCTTGTCTTTGAGGCGCCCGTTGCCGAGCACGACGAGTCCGGCAAGGTCACCAAGGGATGGACCTGGGACGTCGAGAAGGGGCGGAAGATCAAGATGGGACAGACCTTGGGTCATGTTGCGCTCTAA
- a CDS encoding nitroreductase — protein MRHFAPSRLRATISSGLIRSTTPKPKTLSPFTAISRSTTNNITNNKPSVTFTSNIHTSSSKMSSTQISANAVLDLIKQRRTYYPLSKDLGSLTTERINEIVKEALQHVPSSFNSQSNRVVVLLGAEHEKLWDITTETLKAIVPEDSFASTAGKMAMFKGAAGTILFFEDETVVKGMQEQFAVYADRFPVWAVQSDAMLQHTLWVALEAEGLGANLQHYNPLIDAKVAETWSIPESWKLNAQLVFGGKTGDAGEKAFGPVEEKFKSFGSA, from the exons ATGCGACACTTCGCCCCCAGTAGACTTCGAGCCACCATATCCTCTGGACTCATAAGAAGCACGActcccaagcccaagacgCTTTCTCCCTTCACCGCGATCTCTCGTTCGACTAcaaacaacatcaccaacaacaaacctTCCGTTACTTTCACAAGCAACATCcacacatcatcatccaagaTGTCTTCCACTCAGATCTCTGCCAACGCGGTCCTTGACCTCATCAAGCAGCGCCGCACCTACTACCCTCTCTCCAAGGACCTCGGTTCTTTGACCACCGAGCGCATCAACGAGATCGTCAAGGAGGCTCTTCAGCACGTTCCCTCGTCCTTCAACTCTCAGAGCAACCGTGTCGTTGTTCTCCTCGGCGCCGAGCACGAGAAGCTCTGGGACATCACCACCGAGACCCTCAAGGCTATCGTTCCCGAGGACAGCTTCGCTAGCACGGCTGGCAAGATGGCCATGTTCAAGGGTGCTGCTGGTACT ATCCTTTTCTTCGAGGACGAGACCGTCGTCAAGGGCATGCAAGAGCAGTTCGCCGTCTACGCCGACCGCTTCCCTGTCTGGGCCGTGCAGTCGGACGCCATGCTCCAGCACACTCTCTGGGTCGCTCTCGAGGCCGAGGGTCTCGGCGCCAACCTGCAGCACTACAACCCTCTGATCGACGCCAAGGTCGCCGAGACGTGGTCTATCCCCGAGAGCTGGAAGCTCAACGCTCAACTTGTCTTTGGTGGCAAGACTGGTGATGCGGGTGAGAAGGCTTTCGGCCCCGTGGAGGAGAAGTTCAAGTCCTTTGGTTCTGCTTAA